From the genome of Eublepharis macularius isolate TG4126 chromosome 12, MPM_Emac_v1.0, whole genome shotgun sequence, one region includes:
- the LOC129340730 gene encoding interleukin-27 subunit alpha-like, whose product MRLWGAVLFLQTLPNLFFFAATAPTGLQEEKGSGLTAPPGQVKLQKEFGISLKISRQILCKIRILTRNYLSARLSGAQLTLVPHSEDLPSVSLNFSSWISLSNDERLSHVAKMLLFYRGLMQQLKDYEAMKEDSKFTAQFEELGWYLRDLSHHVKYQRSLWGMPSQAHLEPTLKPPQIVQHQSQWRNRLEVNLVLRSLKNLLCRIVRDFLLLRTRVAKSLPATLE is encoded by the exons ATGCGCCTGTGGG GTGCAGTGCTCTTTCTCCAGACTCTTCCCAATCTCTTCTTCTTTGCTGCTACTGCCCCAACTGGGCTCCAAGAGGAGAAGGGCTCGGGACTGACTGCCCCTCCAGGGCAAGTGAAACTGCAGAAAGAATTTGGCATCAGCTTAAAAATCTCTCGGCAAATCCTCTGCAAAATACGCATCCTTACACGGAACTAT CTCTCTGCTCGTCTGTCTGGGGCCCAGCTGACTCTTGTACCGCATTCAGAGGACCTTCCCTCAGTCAGCCTCAACTTCAGCTCATGGATTTCTCTTTCG AATGATGAGCGCCTGTCCCACGTGGCCAAGATGTTATTGTTCTATCGGGGGCTAATGCAGCAACTGAAGGACTACGAGGCAATGAAAGAAGATTCCAAATTCACCGCTCAGTTTGAAGAGCTTGGCTGGTATCTCCGAGATCTGAGTCATCACGTGAAGTACCAG AGGTCGCTTTGGGGCATGCCCTCTCAAGCCCATCTGGAACCCACGCTCAAGCCCCCTCAAATCGTTCAGCACCAGAGCCAATGGAGAAACCGCCTGGAAGTGAACCTTGTCTTACGCTCCCTCAAGAACCTCCTCTGCCGCATTGTGCGGGACTTCTTACTGCTGCGGACTAGAGTTGCCAAATCCCTTCCTGCGACATTGGAGTAA
- the LOC129340204 gene encoding apolipoprotein B receptor-like codes for MDLFQRLLGTLQQTVDYISTFTTYLLGDEAHPGAEPSGSTGETVPHRSHHEHEVEAARYGDISPTGNLKAFEGPPIAEIISPNWEIQETSEKTFSCAQVTEPSLRPSKLPCKYEGKEDVGRRLSEPANFLADIPKPRSMRTGSIQQRDLEGTSVPRGLHHWEPEGRARMGVVRHDFLEEMADMKDWKPEKPVAGGQEQKELGGSGKAERLWQKEEEETEGDEQKAPGGAESEEEEQRGLDGAAQTGEFQQGVAKMAESQQPEADRQLIGGIKMEDNQKKEPDIDAGNEGVQKAVPNGAETGGEQQGGRGGKAESRDSLQWEPKETGTLGVRDEDPKGVAEKRDRQRLEGAETEGHQLEGSVGNERTRWREQEENEGDERVATVAEESVVEEQRGDGRAWSGKFQEEVAKMVEAQWLEAEGQLAGGAEAENYKQGEPDMEAEGALQAVPDDADQQAEAEVRRKLHWELEETLEQHPGKGNSQQQGLEVAGEREERQHGELEGLVRIEVETEEEKWELQMVEATLETEQQTDETLLETTALEEEVVAAGREDPEVEGQEPEGTKKNLLPEPMGCNAPLDACCLAGAGTFPAEVQSLDTSAQKQRVLLRRKSSIRRAPSLKRPRPPMQTPPLETGIVENPPFQPPALSRPNLRHAGFGPVHPNMMAELQMRLRRPK; via the exons ATGGATCTCTTTCAACGGCTGCTGGGGACTCTGCAACAAACTGTG GATTACATTTCCACCTTCACCACCTATCTCCTTGGAGATGAAGCTCATCCGGGGGCAGAACCATCAGGAAGCACTGGGGAAACGGTGCCTCATAGAAGCCACCATGAACATGAAGTGGAAGCGGCACGCTATGG GGATATTTCTCCGACAGGCAATCTAAAGGCCTTTGAAGGTCCACCCATTGCAGAG ATAATCTCACCCAACTGGGAGATCCAGGAAACATCGGAAAAAACCTTTAGTTGTGCTCAGGTGACAGAACCCAGTCTCAGACCTTCCAAACTGCCCTGCAAATACGAGGGGAAAGAAGATGTTGGCCGGAGGCTCTCAG AGCCAGCTAATTTCCTGGCTGATATCCCAAAGCCAAGATCCATGAGAACTGGAAGCATCCAGCAGAGAGACTTGGAAGGTACCTCAGTACCTAGAGGGCTCCATCATTGGGAACCAGAGGGAAGAGCCAGGATGGGGGTTGTTCGGCATGATTTTCTAGAAGAAATGGCAGACATGAAGGATTGGAAACCAGAGAAGCCAGTGGCCGGGGGGCAAGAACAGAAGGAATTAGGAGGGTCAGGAAAGGCTGAGAGACTTtggcagaaggaggaagaggagacagAGGGAGATGAGCAAAAGGCACCAGGTGGGGCAGAATCTGAGGAGGAAGAGCAGAGGGGATTGGATGGAGCAGCACAGACAGGAGAATTTCAACAGGGGGTGGCCAAGATGGCAGAAAGCCAGCAACCAGAGGCTGACAGGCAGCTTATAGGAGGGATAAAGATGGAAGACAATCAGAAGAAGGAGCCAGATATTGATGCAGGAAATGAAGGAGTTCAGAAAGCAGTGCCCAACGGTGCAGAGACTGGAGGAGAACAGCAGGGAGGGCGAGGAGGAAAAGCAGAGTCCAGAGACAGCCTTCAGTGGGAGCCAAAAGAAACTGGGACTTTGGGAGTGCGGGATGAAGATCCAAAAGGAGTTGCAGagaaaagagacagacagaggctGGAAGGGGCTGAGACAGAGGGGCACCAGCTAGAAGGATCTGTGGGGAATGAGAGGACTCGGTGGAGGGAGCAGGAGGAGAACGAGGGAGATGAGCGAGTGGCAACAGTTGCGGAAGAGTCTGTGGTGGAAGAACAGAGGGGAGATGGAAGAGCGTGGTCTGGGAAATTTCAAGAGGAAGTGGCCAAGATGGTGGAGGCCCAGTGGTTGGAGGCTGAGGGGCAACTTGCAGGAGGGGCAGAGGCCGAAAACTACAAGCAGGGGGAGCCAGATATGGAAGCTGAAGGGGCTCTGCAAGCTGTGCCAGATGATGCAGATCAGCAAGCAGAAGCAGAGGTAAGGAGGAAGCTTCATTGGGAGCTGGAAGAGACTTTGGAACAGCATCCAGGGAAAGGGAACAGTCAGCAGCAAGGGCTGGAAGTGGCTGGAGAGAGGGAGGAACGCCAGCATGGGGAGCTCGAGGGACTTGTGAGAATTGAggtggagactgaagaggaaAAGTGGGAGTTGCAAATGGTAGAAGCAACGCTGGAGACGGAACAGCAGACGGATGAGACCTTGTTAGAAACTACAGCTCTTGAAGAAGAGGTAGTAGCAGCAGGGCGGGAAGACCCGGAAGTCGAAGGGCAGGAGCCAGAAGGAACCAAGAAGAACCTGCTGCCTGAACCGATGGGGTGCAATGCCCCTCTTGATGCATGTTGCCTTGCTGGGGCTGGAACCTTTCCAGCTGAG GTCCAATCCCTCGACACAAGCGCCCAGAAGCAACGGGTGCTGCTCCGTCGTAAAAGTTCCATCCGGCGGGCACCCAGCTTGAAGAGACCAAGGCCACCCATGCAGACCCCACCGCTGGAGACAGGCATAGTGGAGAACCCTCCATTTCAACCACCGGCATTGAGCAGGCCAAACCTGAGGCATGCTGG GTTTGGTCCTGTGCACCCCAACATGATGGCTGAACTGCAGATGCGCCTGCGCAGGCCCAAGTAA